The Panicum hallii strain FIL2 chromosome 5, PHallii_v3.1, whole genome shotgun sequence genome contains the following window.
ATACTGCAAGGCACTACCTACCTGTTAAGATAATCAAAGGAGTGATTGATGCAATGACCTACAGTAAATTGGTAGGTTTGATGGCCATTCAATTTTAATTCCTTGACTGATAGATTATAGAAGACTTGGACTGTTGTTGGGTAATCTGTTTATGCTCTTAAAATACAGTTCCAGTTACTGTATGTTAATCCTTTGTTATTTCATCATGCAGAATGTTCTCCATTGGCACATCGTGGACGAGCAATCCTTTCCCATTGAAATACCTTCATACCCCAAACTGTGGAATGGTTCATACTCTTATTCAGAGAGATATACAATGTCCGATGCAACTGACATTGTACGGTGCGTTCTATTTTCATTGTCAATATTACGAAATTTAACAATACCAATACTATACCAACACTGAATAATTAGAGGTAATTGCCTTCAAAACAATGGAAACATCGCAAACATGTCCAGCAGAAGGATTTTCTTTCTGTAATTTCAACAATTATGTACATAAAGAGGAGAATTTGGTATTCAAAATAAACAAAACATGAGACGGAACAGTTTGCAAATTTAACAGCCACATCTTTAGGTGTCTCCAACATGGAGCCCTTAATGGGGCCAAGGCAATGACACATAGGAACTAAAGCAGTATGGTTTGAAAACAATATAAATGCACTTCAATTACACCTTCAGAGTTGTCAGTCAAATGCTGATTTGTCAGCATTTGTCAGCACGCACAAGCACACACACAAGCAAGCTGATTTGTCAGTCAAATGCTGAATATCTTTATTGCATATTCAATGTATCCGTTTTTCACCCTCCATTAGATGTTATCATAAAACTCAGGTAGCTAGACCTCTTCCTGGCAGGTATGCTGAAAGGCGAGGTGTAAATGTGTTGGCTGAGATTGATGTTCCTGGCCATGCCCGTTCATGGTAAGTAACTTCATTATGTTCAAATGTTCATTGATGTACAATACAAATAATATGCTCCAGATCACTTGGAATCATTCGGTGGAGAAGACCCATACCCATTATTATGCATTGAAGCTATTCAAGGTGACACACTAGAGTTATTCAACAAGTAAAAATTGTGAAATTTGTACCTTTTCAGGGGCGTTGGCTACCCATCATTGTGGCCATCAGATAGCTGCAGAGAACCACTTGATGTCAGTAAAAACTTTACATTCGAAGTCATTGATGGCATTCTTTCAGGTACATCATGATTTTGTTAACGAAAATGAAGTGGCTCCTAAGTTTGTTATTTGAAAAGATCATTAGTTTCTGGGCATGTCCTGAAAGAGCAAGTTATTCATAAAAATAGGGAACCGCATATGTTGAATACATTATCTGCATACAATCACCACTGGTAGCAAATAGTAAATATATTACACAACTGCCTAACAGAGTTCAAAATTTCTGTTGTCTTTCAGATTTTAGCAAGgtttttaagttcaaatttgcCCACTTAGGCGGTGATGAAGTAAACACAAGTAAGCACAAGGATTGCATCTGCAGTTGTTCAGTTGATATAATGCAGTGATAGAATAGATCTATAAACCATACCCATTCACTCCTTTCTCTGAATTTCAGGCTGCTGGACCAAAACACCACACATTGAAGGATGGTATATTATTCATAATTTGATAACGGTGTTTTGGTGACTTCCTTTCATCATAACTAGAAAATAAATTGGCCATGTTCTTGTATCAGTCAACTAATTGAAGACAATCCTTTTACAGGTTGAATAATAACCATATGAATGTATCAGATGCATACAGAGATTTCGTATTAAAATCTCAAAAGCTAGCAATATCACATGGCTATGATATCATTAACTGGTACGCCTATTTGCCAATCTGACAGGCACCAAAAAGTTATAAACACTTAACAATTTAACAGCCATCTTTCATGTTTACAGGGAAGAAACATTTAACAATTTTGGAGACAAACTGGATCGTAAAACCGTGGTGCATAACTGGTATTTTACTCGCTGTGCTTGATTTGTAGCATTGGAAATTCTTTGCTTGCAACAATAGTATATTGACTCCCAGTTTTATATGATGCTTTCCTTGAGTTTATACTCGCAGCATGCTATAGTAATTTTTTAAAGATTTCAGGAGAGCCAAAACAAGCTCCCCTGTCCATCTCATTATGTGAGGACAAAGATTATAGTTATTACAGTACTTAGCTTAAGCGCCCCTCTGGGCAAAAATAACTATTACAACTCTCAGTCCAGAGCCCTCCAGGCTAAATTTTGCTACTTAATGAAGCCCCAGAAATAAGCATGCAACTTTTAGCCACTGTATACATATAGTTTAACTAATTGTTGGACAAACTTACAAAGTTTGACCTTTTCAAATCCTAATACGCCataaagaaaaggagggagtaCATTGCAAATTGTACTCATATTAAGTTCATTCTAGTTCTTCTTATTGCTATCAATAGTTGACAGTTGGCAGATTTGCCCACGAATTAACAGGCTTGGAGAAGATGTAGCACCAAAAGTTGTTGCTGCAGGGCTCAGATGCATAGTAAGCAACCAGGATAAATGGTACCTGGATCACTTGGATGCCTCATGGGAAGGATTTTACATGAACGAACCCCTGAAAGGTATAGATGACACAAAACAGCAACAATTGGTTATTGGAGGTGAAGTATGCATGTGGGGCGAGGAAATTGATGCATCAGACATTGAACAAACAATTTGGCCACGTGCTGCAGCAGCTGCAGGTAAGTGACTGAAAAAGGCCTGATCTTTCTGATTAATGCCTTAAagtatttcaaatttaatgcaTGCATCATCATCCAAACTAATCTTATTTTCAATGCACGATCACCTCTATTCTTTTATATGAATCTAGGAGAAATAGAGTATGTGACACAGTACTCCAATCACTTAACATTGTGCGACAACCAGGTCTACTTAGAATGATAAATTCTACCCAACATATTCTTAACCTATGGGCATGTGAGCGAAAAAATGAGAACGTTGAAAAAGCATGCAGATGTCCATATTCCCATATGGTATAATAAGATTGTCAgcaaaattcctaccgagaaAGGTTACAGATAAATGCTCACTTCTATCTACTACGTTGTTTTCTAAAAAAAGAAGAGCATGCTGCATAGTATAAATTCTCAAAGGCATGCGAAATTCTGCAGGTTATCATACAATCATAGATAACTGCTCACATAATTTCAACAGATTTAATATATATAGTATATCAAAAAACATCATTTAAAGGCATGGCACGGAGTAACAGAAGCAGAGTTTACATGCAACCTTGTAACCTATGATAGTATGAAATGTGCATGCAACTTAATGGCACATACTCATCTAACAAACCAAGGAATGAATGAATGCACTACCATCTGTACGAGCAATTTCTGACTCACCGATCCTCTTACATTGCATTGCCTTGAAGAGAGACTGTGGACCCCGATTGAGAAGCTTGCAAATGACACAAGATTAGTCACATCAAGATTGGCACGCTTCAGGTGTTTACTGAACCAAAGAGGAGTAGCTGCTGCACCACTAGCTGGTTATGGTCGTGCATCACCAGCAGAACCTGGTCCCTGTGTAAGGCAATAGAATATCCATAACAAAAGGGAAACAGATATTCACAGAGGAAAACCAGTCATTCCATGACGGAAAAGGATTCACTTTTACCCCCGATTATATGTTCAGCATAGTGTACGTCAGATAGGTGGTCTTTGTTTGTGTAGAATGCTtatgtctttttttttcctcgTCTTCAACCCCAATTTTCTTCCACAATAACTTGGATGGCTATGAGGTCTACATAGTATGGTAATGAAATGATAACAGGTCCTGACAGAGTTCACTGATTGATTGTCTTAAACAGAAAACTCATCCAAGAAAACCAATTTGCTGTGAAAATAGGTTTTGATGCACACAATCAACATCTCTTCTACACACGGCTACATGAGCATGCTAAAATTGAACATCCTTATACCAACACAAGGTCCACACACTTACGGGGGAATCACCCAATGTAAGGGAAAATGTTGACTTTTCCTTGCACGCGAGCATACTTAAAGTCAGAGACATTTATATGCCAAGAAAATAATCCAGATACTTGTCTACAAATCATTGAATGGATGCACAATTTTCGTCATCAAATGAAAAAACATGTGTGTGCACATCAATCAGATGAAGAATATTGGTATGTATCAATGTATGATTCAAACAAATGCTCTATTTATATCCAGCCATGAATTTCCACCATTCACAAATGTCTAAGCTAATCCAGGCTGAGACACGCTACCAGACAAGCTAGTACTTGGTGCCCCATCTTGCTGGCTACATTCATCAGGTTCTTTACCAGATACTTTCTGAAAGCGCTCAAAGTATTCCTCCATTCCTGATACGTACTGCTTCATGCTCTCAAAATGCCGAGCAAGATCTATtcccatcttcatccattttctAGCAATTGAACGTTGCCCAAGCCGCGAAGCTAAACTTGACTTGTTCCATGCAGTCGTTGTAAGCCAATGTCCTTCCTCAAATGGATATTCACCATCTCTAAGTCCAACCACAATCTGGTAAGCTTGTCGAAATACATCATAGACTGCATCACTCATGCTACCACTGGAGTCTTGGAGACCAGCAAGGCACACTAGCCTTCTAAGGGCAAAGCTGACTATCCCATAGTTTGGCGAGTGAGAAGCAAGGGCAGTGGTGATGCAGGTCTTCAGGAGAAACTCAGCAACCTGTAGGTTTGGTTGGGTACCTTGAGAAGCTATTTCTTCGAGTTTGAGAAGATGACCTGGTGCACATGCTTTAGATGCCGCAAAATTCTTGACTAATTGGAGCTGCTGAGGGTGTGCAGTAGTGTCCATCCTGTTGAGAAGCTTGTAGAAGTTGATGGTATGAAGAAAGGGCAAGTTATTATCCTCCAATTGATCAGAGGTCACTGGAGTGGAAGGCAACTGCAGATCAGTACAAATGAATCAAAAGAATGTCCAAGAAAATCAAATGACGTAAGAACACACAGATATCAGTGACTCTTGATAATTGGCAAGCTTCATTTTTACCTTGCCTGCTCTACTGAGCATCTCAATGCCCTTTTTAAGGTCAGAGTCAGATAATGGAGATTTGTTTAGCTCCTCAGTAAGGAACATGGCACTGACACTCATGATCAATGATTTGCAAACCAAGAGACGGTTAGCATCATCCTCACCATTACCTGAGCTGAAAAATTCAGCTGCAAGCTCAAAGAACTCAGTACAGTAATCATACTTCTTCTCCTTTGCCATCTTTATAGCCATATTCCATATATTGACTGCAAACCAATTCCGTTCACGTAGCCCAACAGTTCCCTTCCCACAAACAGCTTCCACGCCAAGCTCAGCCATCCGTAGCTTGGCACGTCTTGAGTACTTCAGGATCTCAGCCTCAGATCCTGGCTCACGGAGAAGGAGGGCTATAAGGTTGCGGAGGACAGCAGCCTCTGTCATTGGCATTGGCTTTCCAGCAGAGTATAGACCTAGAAGAAAGGTCGATGCAGCAATTGCCACACGAACAGATTTGCAGGCAATAGCTTCATGAATTGCGAGAGTCAGGAACTCAGGGTTGAAGTCTACATAACCCACCATGGTTTTCATCAGCTTGAtagcctcatcctcctcctccttctgcAGAAGGATCTTAAACTAAAAAAATATCTGTATTAGTTAAGAAGTGCTACACTAAAATGAGGTCCCTCTAAAACTGACAGCGTGTACAGAGACTATTACCTTCAGAAAAGCACAGCGGATATTGGGTTCAACCTACAGATATATACATTTTGAGCCAGTGTAAGAAGCATCACACAAGATCATTCAACGAAGCGACAGGAAGAAAGATCAATACCTTTTCAGCCTCAGTGATGAACTCTTGAGCTCGATCGAGATGCCGAAGTGCCATATGGCAAAGGCAAAGTACTCGGAAGCAGTTTGCGCGACGGGATCTGCTTTCCTCATCACGGGAAACATAAAGCATTGACCTCTCAATCAAATCCGCACCGATCTCATAGTTCTTTGCGTGGAAATGCTCAGTGCCACTGTTCCAAATTGCAATGCCAGGTTCAGCAGGTGCACACATTTTCTTTCAAAAAGTACTGCATATAAGTTCAGTAGTGTAAGAGAATGCAAACCAGGTCCATAGCAATGCATGCATCGTGTTGCGCTCGTGGGAGTTAGCAGGGCCATCGAACAGCTTGACCACCCTCTCATCGGACGCGAGCTCCGCAATCGCTCTTGCACGCCCAGTTCCGCCGCCTGCAGTCTCAACCACCTTCTTCAACACCCTCACTGCAGCAGCTGCAGCACCGGCTCGGCACCGTGCGGCAAGCGCAACGAGCACCTTAAACGCAGCATCCGGACCCGTGCTGGCAAGGTACAGCTCAGCTGCTGACACGCACACAAAGTCCGGCGCTCCGGCGTTCGCCATGAGCGTCTGGAGCTCCCTCTCGGCCTCCACCAAGTTCCCGCAGCCGAGGCACGCGCGCAGCGCCATGAACCCAATGCTTGGGTGCTCCTCCCCCAGCCCCAGCGAGGTTCTCCAGACACTAATACAGCGCAGGGTGCCCTCGTAGTCTTTGGCTTCGAGACGCTCGACAGCGAGGAAGCGGAGGCATTGATCTTTGATCACTTGGAGATTCGGAGTTGCAGGAGTGGATCCCGGGGTCGTTCGCGTGGTCGGGGAGGCCGCGGCCTTCTCACAGAGATCAAGCGCCTCTGTTAAGAGGTTGGACGCGTCGAGGGCGGGATCCGGGGGTTTCGTGGCGAGAGCAGCCTGGCCGATGCGGAGGTACTCCTCGGCGAGGGCTTTGACGCCCTCGGGAGACGCCGCCGCGAGAGGCTTGGACCGGCTCAGCAGCGCGACGGCGAGGGCTTGCTCGCCCGCGATcgacgccgcgcgcgcccgcgcgagGTTGAGGTCCAGCAGGACGGCCCGATCCTCTTCCGTGTCGGCGGCGGACACCAGCGGCGTAGCCTTCTCGAAGCAGGCGGAGGCGAGGTCGGCGCGGCCGAGGTCAAGCCAGACCAGTCCGGTGCGGTGGAAAAAGGACGCCGCCTTCGCTGGGGCGTTGGGGATGTCCTCCGGGAGGCCAGCGACGAGGAGGAGCTCCGGCGCCGCCTGCCGGATCTCCGCCTCCGCGACCCTCGACGGGAAGCTGTGGTTGGCGCGGTCGACGCACGCGTTCCAGAGGCGGAAGGCGAGGTGCCACACCTTGAGCCTGAACGCCTCGTCGAGGCCCGATGAGGAGGAAGCGGCGGAGGCGAGGTTGGTGAGGAGGCGGCGGAGATCGGCGGCGAGCTTCTCCGGGGAGGAGGAATCAGAGGTGTCGAAAGCCTCGACGTCGGCGACGACCCTGTTGAGGTCGATGAGGAggccggcgtgcggcggcggctgccggtACTCGGGGGAGAGCTCGGAAATCTTCATGGGGCTTAGGATTCGGCAGCTTCCGATCGAATTGGGTGGTATTGCGCGACGAGGAAGGCGAGGCGTCAGGCGTGGGAGTGGCGGCAGCGGGCGGAGACTGGAGAAGGGATTCAAGCACGGGGAAGTGGGGGAGAATTCGAATTTTGAAATGGTTGCCGGCTGCCTGGCCGGCTCTCCGTTTTTTATACCGGGAGCATTCTGGACTGGAAGAGATCTGATGAACGAACGAACTGGCTTCATCATTGTTTTCCACTGAAAAATGATCCCAAATTCCACTGCAAAATTAGCTCAATTCTCACCAGCTACCGCGAGATTCACTGTTTGCATTAATGTATGAGCAAACTCCAGAGACTCTATATCCACATCGCTAGAAATAGATGTTTTGATAAAAAAATACCCTTCAACGGTTACAGCTTCTCTGAATAGTTATTTAAATATAGTCATCCTTTGTTCCACAATTCTCGCCAGCGAAAAATAGATAACGAAAATAGCTTTTTAAGTATAGAAAAATTATTGGAGAGTGGAAAAACTTTCTAAATAATAATTTAGAGAGTGAAATTTATTTATCTATCGACGAACCACTGCATCCTTCCCTGAAATTTCTGTTTGTCGTCCTGGAAGCCTGAGCCCCGTTGATAAAATAATGTGATTGTATCTCAAATCCAATCCAATCATCAAACAGAAACGTCTAGTATATCTTTCAATCTAAAACTGATATTGTGGTTTCAAATTATGGAGAAAGAATTAGTATCTCTAGTTTGCTACAAACTGAAGCAGGGAAGAACAGAAGTGCGGACACGAGTTCGTCGAAAAAAAAATTGAGCAGAAAACTTTGTCTGAGCCCAGGTTCGAACTGGGGACCTTTAGTGTGTGAGACTAACGTGATAACCAACTACACCACCCAGACATGCTGGCAGGAAGTCCTCTACTAATTTATTTATAGAAGACATATTACAGAAAACAAACTAAACTTACTCAAGAACAACAGCAGAAAAGAAAACATTGGAGAACTAAGGGAGCTCAGGCCTTCCATAGGCCGCCACACCCAGCAACAAATCAGGTTTGATCAGACCGAACACCTGAACCGGCTGCAGGAATTTATTATCGAAGATTCTTCTATTACTATTTCAAATGTTCCAAGCTGTAACCATCAAAATAGCCGCCACCGATCTTTGTTTTTTGAAGGGATGTGGCTTCAGCACCGGAGCTCACCAAAACTGAAGATCGAGATCACCTGCTTGAATAGAAGAAAAGTCAGGTTCGCCCAAGTGAAAACCAGGTGCCAAACTTCCTTAGCAAAACTGCAATTCAAACACAAGTGCACTGCAGTCTCCAATTCTTGATCATATAAGATGCAAACTGGACCACAAGGTCAGTTTCTAGCAAAAAGCTTGTCGGCTGTCAGGATCTTAGATTGAAGCAGTAACAAAGTGAAGAATTTATGTTTTCCCTCAGCATGAGCCTTCCATAACGTTCTGCCATCAAAAGTGCTATAGATTCCTTGGAGCTAGATATGTAAAGACTTTGCTGTATACACTCCTTGGCAGTGAGCAAGGCTAACTCGATGGATTTGGATCACTCCGTCTGCATATCTCTATGCTGTTTCCTGCACAAAGGTGACGACGACCCTAAATCCTAAATTCTTTTTCGAAATCCGGAACAGAGAATTAAATCCATCATTTTGCCGGTTCGTCTTCGATGTTCGCTGCACAACACGCCTGACCGAATTCATATCGAGCTGGTACATGGACCACACGAGCATCAAGTTGACATCAGCTCTGACGAGCAGCTCTGTAACTCCAAGCTGGCCACAGCTCACCACTATGTGCATTGGGGACGCGGATCCAGATGAAGCAACTCCATCTCGCCGGACCAGGCACAACCCAACGACAATGGCAGCGGCTACTCCGACGAGGGCTTCCGCCATCCGCCCTGAAACTGCTAGCTTCCCTTCCATGTCAGCCGGCCGGTCCTTACCTGGCGCATCGTTTCACCGAGCAACTTCCGCGCTTCTCGACTCCAGGAGCCATCGGAGGCCCGTACGAGTGTGGCATCTCCGCAACCCGCCGCTGGAACTCGCTATGCCGAGCCGGTGCGAGCGCAGTCGGCGGCGGAAGGCACGCGCCCGTGGCCGGTGAATTCCGATCAGATATAGCCGCGGGAGCATGTGATTGAGGATCTTTTGGGACCGCGGACGACGACAGGGGTTGGTGGGTTAGATGGGTGGGCCTATGCacttccggcggcggcggaggacggcggcggcggtcggtgGGCTTCGCGGGAGCCGGGGAAAGGAGAAACTTAACCAGGGGGCTATATGACAAATGTAGGGGGCAATTtgaaaatattcggatcgcgattactaatcgcgatccgaGTTAGGGGATCATTCGTAAACAATAGGGTCTATATTGAAAATATCTGCGATCCAATTCAGGAGGTTATATGTAAATACATAGGGGGTATTTTGAAACAAATAGGATCGCGGttagtaatcgcgatccaattCAGGGGTGCTTCTGCAAAACTCTCGATAACTATCTCCAGTCCGCCGCCGCGGCTCGCCGGCGCGCCGCATCACGCCTGGCCTGGCGTTGCTTGGGtgcctcttcttcctctcgccAGACTCGCAGCAGCCCTAAACTGCGTCGAGCAAAGGGGTTTGGATTTTCCGGTTGGTATTTAGCCCAGCTGCACACGAGCCACGGAGGAACCGTCTCACACCGCGCTCATCGCGAACCCGCCACtgcgccgtgccgccgccgctcgccgcacTCCCTTCCCTCCTACGGTCCCCGACAAGATGGAACTGGGTCCATTCGTGTGCCTGCAGTAATTCCTGCACTCACCCCGTCCCTGCCAATGCGGTGCTGCGTCGGTTCCTCATGGGCTCATTCCCCGTGCGGTCCTCCGCGGCGCCATTCAGCATCAAAATGCGGTGTCCCCCAGGTAAGTTACCCTAGCCTTTGAAATCTGGATCAATGTCATAGTGTCTGATTGTGATGTGATCTCTAGGGGTTATTGGAGGCAAGTATGATACACCTTGCAATGTTTTGTATTAGCTTCGGTGCCGCTCTGCTATTATACATCGGTTGCCATGTTTCGTCGGTTCTGTTTTGCCGTCCACCAATGAGTTCAAGTTCTTCTTTTAATCGTGCATGTGCCCTACTTAGTTTTGTTCAGCCTAGGTGTGTGAAACTGTGAACCATTTGGTATTTGTCCGATTAGTTTTCAGCCCGGGATGTAATGACATCCTGCCTCTGCCACTGCAATCCAAGTAGCAGAACTGGAATCAGATTAGATTATTTGGGACATTTCTTATGTGATGAGTCATCTTGATGAAATCTTGATCGAGCCAGCAGGATCCAACCATGTGTCCAGGGTGCCATGTTAGATTACATGCAATTCAAGTAAAGGAGTGGGAACCAACTACAAATGTGATCTGGTGGCAAAAGTAGAACACCAAATGCGCCAACCTCTGATTTATTTTATTTAACTCATCATAAGGGGCTTTACACTGAAGCCATCATTGTTACTTACATTAAAGGATCATACCCGTATGTTTATAGAAGACATATTTCTCGTAACATATTCACTTAGTTGGTTAATAGGAAGAGGATTTTGCACTCCTTGAACCTTCAGCAAGAACGTTAAGATATCTAGGGACCGGTGGCATTTCAACATCTACCAACCCTTCCAGAATTTTAACGACTTCCCCCATTGTTGGTCTGGAACTTTCACTATCTTGAACACACCAGCAAGCAACCTTACACGCTCTTTCTAGCTCTACACTCACACCATTGGTCAACTCAGAGCTAAACAATGTCTGTacttctccttcaagaagcttcCTCGCAACTAACACAGGAAAAAGTGTTCCCATGCTTGTTTCCGTGTGCTCCAGATTCCTCTTTCCTGATATGATCTCAAAAAGCATCATTCCATAGCTAAAGACGTCTGCCTTTGTTGTGATGGCTTCACCACTTATCCATTCTGGTGCAAGATATCCTACGGTTCCTCTCATAGATGTTAGAACCCTGCTAAAATCTCGACCTAATAACTTCGCCAGTCCAAAATCTGCCACTTTTGGAACAAATGAAGCATCTAACAATATGTTTTCTGGCTTGATATCGCAGTGTATGATGGAATCCCTGCACTCCTCATGCAGATAAGCCAAACCCTTGGCAATCCCTACAGCTATTTGATATCTCATTTTCCAACTCAAAGTGGTGCAGCTACTACCAAACAAATGTTTATCAAGTGAACCATTGGGCATATACTCATAGACAAGCAATCTCATTGGTCCTTTAGAACAAAATCCGAGAAGCCGAATTAAGTTTATGTGATGAATATTTCCTATGGTGCTCACCTCTGCCCTGAATTGCTTGTCCCCCTGATGAAAGCCCTCTAGCTTTTTTACCGCCACTATAGTTGCGTCTGGTAGAACCCCTTTGAACACAGATCCGAAAGACCCTGCACCCAACCTCTCTGAGAAGTTACTCGTGAGGGATTGCAAATCCCTGTAtttgaagctgatcaaagaccCATCACCATGATTTATACCACTTATGTATCTCTGTCTTCGACGAGAAAAATATAATATGGTCACTCCAAAACTTAGGACAACAAGCCCGCCGCCACCAATGATTATTATGATGATCCACCATTTCTTGTTTCCTGAGTTGGGTAGTTCTGATGCATCTAATCTAATAGAGATACTATCCCTCGACCCACCAATATTATCTTGCAGATTCATTAAATGATTGTACCAAACCCAACAAGAGCCATTGTGAGAGTAAGCAATGCATGAGCAATTGTTCAAGCAAGTTAGCTCACAGGCACGAACACTGGCTACATCTATGCTGTGTGCATCATCTGGCAACTTCACACTATTGATCACATAGAATTTATCTTGCTTCGTCTGCATTGAGCCATTGTTCCCACATTTCAGTGGAACTTTTCTCCTACAGCCTGCTGTATGATCATCCAGTTTCCAATTGTCTGGGTACTTTTCAATGAAGCCCATGAGGCAACTGCATGATGATGCAGCATTCTCACTACACTTGCTGTTTTCC
Protein-coding sequences here:
- the LOC112895115 gene encoding beta-hexosaminidase 3-like, which gives rise to MAPALRLLLAFLAIGSCIAADNIDLWPMPKTVSHGTQKLYIKKDITMSMVGSTYSDEKSILKDAFQRMVDLITLNHAIDGINPSSLVLTCVNIVVHTPEDELKFGADESYNLTVPTTGDPLYAQIEAQTVFGALHGLQTFGQLCYFDFTSRLIGLNSAPWIITDTPRFPYRGLLIDTARHYLPVKIIKGVIDAMTYSKLNVLHWHIVDEQSFPIEIPSYPKLWNGSYSYSERYTMSDATDIVRYAERRGVNVLAEIDVPGHARSWGVGYPSLWPSDSCREPLDVSKNFTFEVIDGILSDFSKVFKFKFAHLGGDEVNTSCWTKTPHIEGWLNNNHMNVSDAYRDFVLKSQKLAISHGYDIINWEETFNNFGDKLDRKTVVHNWLGEDVAPKVVAAGLRCIVSNQDKWYLDHLDASWEGFYMNEPLKGIDDTKQQQLVIGGEVCMWGEEIDASDIEQTIWPRAAAAAERLWTPIEKLANDTRLVTSRLARFRCLLNQRGVAAAPLAGYGRASPAEPGPCVRQ
- the LOC112895114 gene encoding TPR repeat-containing protein ZIP4, whose protein sequence is MMKPVRSFIRSLPVQNAPGIKNGEPARQPATISKFEFSPTSPCLNPFSSLRPLPPLPRLTPRLPRRAIPPNSIGSCRILSPMKISELSPEYRQPPPHAGLLIDLNRVVADVEAFDTSDSSSPEKLAADLRRLLTNLASAASSSSGLDEAFRLKVWHLAFRLWNACVDRANHSFPSRVAEAEIRQAAPELLLVAGLPEDIPNAPAKAASFFHRTGLVWLDLGRADLASACFEKATPLVSAADTEEDRAVLLDLNLARARAASIAGEQALAVALLSRSKPLAAASPEGVKALAEEYLRIGQAALATKPPDPALDASNLLTEALDLCEKAAASPTTRTTPGSTPATPNLQVIKDQCLRFLAVERLEAKDYEGTLRCISVWRTSLGLGEEHPSIGFMALRACLGCGNLVEAERELQTLMANAGAPDFVCVSAAELYLASTGPDAAFKVLVALAARCRAGAAAAAVRVLKKVVETAGGGTGRARAIAELASDERVVKLFDGPANSHERNTMHALLWTCGTEHFHAKNYEIGADLIERSMLYVSRDEESRSRRANCFRVLCLCHMALRHLDRAQEFITEAEKVEPNIRCAFLKFKILLQKEEEDEAIKLMKTMVGYVDFNPEFLTLAIHEAIACKSVRVAIAASTFLLGLYSAGKPMPMTEAAVLRNLIALLLREPGSEAEILKYSRRAKLRMAELGVEAVCGKGTVGLRERNWFAVNIWNMAIKMAKEKKYDYCTEFFELAAEFFSSGNGEDDANRLLVCKSLIMSVSAMFLTEELNKSPLSDSDLKKGIEMLSRAGKLPSTPVTSDQLEDNNLPFLHTINFYKLLNRMDTTAHPQQLQLVKNFAASKACAPGHLLKLEEIASQGTQPNLQVAEFLLKTCITTALASHSPNYGIVSFALRRLVCLAGLQDSSGSMSDAVYDVFRQAYQIVVGLRDGEYPFEEGHWLTTTAWNKSSLASRLGQRSIARKWMKMGIDLARHFESMKQYVSGMEEYFERFQKVSGKEPDECSQQDGAPSTSLSGSVSQPGLA
- the LOC112894690 gene encoding G-type lectin S-receptor-like serine/threonine-protein kinase At2g19130 translates to MAISLPSCSLCLLLLLFLQCQCQASDTLTANQQLSWNQKLISQDGNFALGFFKPPEGSNDKWYIGIWYNKISTQTIVWVANRGKPISDPVLSNLIISDDGNLVLLANHSKSPMWSTDIKTNTSISSTMAVLNNTGNLVLKYGSDNSTVLWQSFDDFTDTWLPGNKLSRNKKTGAIKRMVSWKDRGDPAPGLFSIQLDSNGSPQYILQWNSSIVYWNTGNWSGNAYTGVPELSPTNMYPNSGYTFQFVDNDVETYFTYTVKNDAQTFTRAIIDVSGLFQTLVWTNAAQAWTTFFTQPTAKCSVYGVCGENSKCSENAASSCSCLMGFIEKYPDNWKLDDHTAGCRRKVPLKCGNNGSMQTKQDKFYVINSVKLPDDAHSIDVASVRACELTCLNNCSCIAYSHNGSCWVWYNHLMNLQDNIGGSRDSISIRLDASELPNSGNKKWWIIIIIIGGGGLVVLSFGVTILYFSRRRQRYISGINHGDGSLISFKYRDLQSLTSNFSERLGAGSFGSVFKGVLPDATIVAVKKLEGFHQGDKQFRAEVSTIGNIHHINLIRLLGFCSKGPMRLLVYEYMPNGSLDKHLFGSSCTTLSWKMRYQIAVGIAKGLAYLHEECRDSIIHCDIKPENILLDASFVPKVADFGLAKLLGRDFSRVLTSMRGTVGYLAPEWISGEAITTKADVFSYGMMLFEIISGKRNLEHTETSMGTLFPVLVARKLLEGEVQTLFSSELTNGVSVELERACKVACWCVQDSESSRPTMGEVVKILEGLVDVEMPPVPRYLNVLAEGSRSAKSSSY